A genomic window from Sphingomonas taxi includes:
- a CDS encoding cisplatin damage response ATP-dependent DNA ligase, whose amino-acid sequence MHAFAALLDSLIYTRGRNAKLKLIVDYLLATPDPDRGWAMAALIGDLDLPGVKPAQIRALIEARVDPVLFRMSRDYVGDTAETVALLWPAPIPAPAGAPLSISAAVDALRHLSRSDAPAVLAAMLDRLDSEERFALLKMATGALRIGVSARLAKTALAQAFGLDVDAVEEVWHGLTPPYASLFAWAEGTGEQPTAADVPVFRPFMLAHGLEDAQVDLADYAAEWKWDGIRVQIVHVAGQTRLYSRTGDDVTGSFPDVAAAFSTPGTIDGELLVKGDAQGGEAASFNALQQRLGRKTVSAKMLADYPAFVRVYDLLFDGGEDLRPLPWSERRQRLEAFVPRLDPDRFDLSQVIDAASFTELEAIRAGARDAAIEGVMLKRRDSPYVGGRRAGLWYKWKRDPLTADCVMMYAQRGSGRRSSYYSDYTFGCWTEDGELLPVGKAYSGITDEELKMLDGFVRRHTLARFGPVREVEKTMVLEIAFDSIHGSTRHKSGVAMRFPRIARIRTDKPAAEADRVETLRRLVT is encoded by the coding sequence ATGCACGCCTTCGCCGCGCTCCTTGATTCGCTCATCTACACGCGTGGGCGGAACGCCAAGCTCAAGCTGATCGTCGATTATCTGCTTGCGACGCCCGATCCGGATCGCGGTTGGGCGATGGCGGCGCTGATCGGCGATCTCGATCTGCCCGGCGTCAAACCGGCGCAGATCCGCGCGTTGATCGAGGCGCGCGTCGATCCCGTGCTGTTCCGGATGAGCCGCGACTATGTCGGCGACACCGCCGAGACCGTCGCGCTGCTTTGGCCCGCGCCCATCCCCGCCCCCGCAGGCGCACCGTTGTCGATCAGCGCCGCGGTCGACGCGCTGCGCCACCTCTCGCGTTCGGACGCACCCGCGGTGCTAGCCGCGATGCTCGATCGGCTCGATTCGGAGGAGCGGTTCGCGCTCCTCAAGATGGCGACCGGGGCGTTGCGCATCGGCGTCTCCGCGCGCCTCGCCAAGACCGCCTTGGCACAGGCGTTCGGGCTCGACGTCGATGCGGTCGAGGAGGTCTGGCACGGCCTCACCCCACCCTATGCCAGCCTGTTCGCCTGGGCTGAAGGCACCGGCGAGCAACCCACCGCGGCCGATGTCCCCGTCTTCCGCCCGTTCATGCTCGCGCACGGGCTGGAGGACGCGCAGGTCGACCTCGCCGATTATGCCGCCGAGTGGAAATGGGACGGCATCCGCGTCCAGATCGTCCACGTCGCCGGCCAGACGCGGCTCTACAGCCGTACCGGCGACGACGTCACCGGCAGCTTTCCCGACGTCGCCGCGGCTTTCTCCACCCCCGGCACGATCGACGGCGAATTGCTGGTCAAGGGCGACGCGCAGGGCGGCGAGGCCGCCAGCTTCAACGCGCTGCAACAGCGGCTCGGCCGCAAGACCGTGTCGGCGAAGATGCTCGCCGACTATCCGGCCTTCGTCCGCGTCTACGACCTGTTGTTCGACGGCGGCGAGGATTTGCGTCCGCTGCCGTGGAGCGAACGACGGCAGCGACTCGAAGCCTTCGTCCCCCGCCTCGACCCCGACCGGTTCGACCTCAGCCAGGTGATCGACGCCGCTAGCTTCACCGAGCTGGAAGCGATCCGCGCCGGCGCGCGCGACGCGGCGATCGAAGGCGTGATGCTCAAGCGCCGCGATTCGCCCTATGTCGGCGGTCGTCGCGCCGGCCTTTGGTACAAATGGAAGCGCGACCCGCTCACCGCCGATTGCGTGATGATGTACGCACAGCGCGGCAGCGGCCGACGCTCGTCTTATTACAGCGATTACACCTTCGGCTGCTGGACCGAGGACGGCGAGTTGCTCCCCGTCGGCAAGGCCTATTCGGGGATCACCGACGAGGAATTGAAGATGCTCGACGGCTTCGTGCGCCGCCACACGCTCGCGCGTTTCGGCCCGGTGCGCGAGGTGGAGAAGACGATGGTGCTGGAGATCGCGTTCGACTCGATCCACGGTTCGACGCGCCACAAATCGGGTGTCGCGATGCGCTTCCCCCGAATCGCGCGGATCAGGACGGACAAGCCCGCCGCGGAAGCGGATCGCGTCGAGACGCTGCGCCGGCTGGTGACCTGA
- a CDS encoding glutaminyl-peptide cyclotransferase, protein MRVVKVTLGLGLLGAIAASAWQANPPAKPPAAQAVPATPAAPAEAGVPVYAATVVARLPHDTGAFTEGLLFCGGDLYESTGKEGASDIRRVGLADGKVAARARLSPELFGEGIGCVKNSLLSLTWKTGIGFRWSLPALKRIGQPFHYAGEGWALTGDGRTLILSDGTPTLRRMDPATFEERGRITVTLNGRPLAKLNELEYVQGRILANVWMTGFIARIDPATGKVDGLIDLRPLLAEIHNPDPDAVANGIAYDAAHDRLFVTGKYWPTLFEIRIGEEVGRAG, encoded by the coding sequence ATGCGTGTGGTGAAGGTGACATTGGGGCTCGGGCTGCTCGGCGCGATCGCCGCGTCGGCGTGGCAGGCGAACCCCCCGGCGAAACCGCCCGCGGCGCAGGCCGTCCCCGCCACGCCAGCGGCCCCGGCCGAAGCCGGCGTCCCGGTCTACGCTGCCACCGTCGTCGCGCGGCTGCCGCACGATACCGGCGCCTTCACCGAGGGCCTGCTGTTCTGCGGCGGCGACCTCTACGAAAGCACCGGCAAGGAGGGCGCATCCGACATCCGCCGCGTCGGCCTCGCCGATGGCAAGGTCGCAGCGCGCGCACGGCTGAGCCCGGAGCTGTTCGGCGAGGGTATCGGTTGCGTCAAGAACAGCCTGCTCAGCCTGACGTGGAAGACCGGCATCGGCTTCCGCTGGTCGCTGCCCGCGCTCAAGCGGATCGGCCAGCCCTTTCATTATGCCGGCGAAGGCTGGGCGTTGACCGGCGACGGACGCACGCTGATCCTGTCGGATGGCACGCCGACGTTGCGGCGGATGGACCCGGCGACGTTCGAGGAGCGGGGGCGGATCACGGTTACGCTCAACGGACGGCCGTTGGCCAAGCTCAACGAGCTCGAATACGTCCAGGGCCGCATCCTCGCCAATGTGTGGATGACCGGTTTCATCGCGCGGATCGATCCCGCGACGGGCAAGGTCGACGGCCTGATCGATCTGCGCCCGCTGCTCGCCGAAATCCACAATCCCGATCCCGACGCGGTGGCCAATGGCATCGCCTATGATGCCGCGCACGACCGGTTGTTCGTGACGGGCAAATATTGGCCGACCTTGTTCGAAATCCGGATCGGCGAAGAGGTCGGCCGAGCCGGATAG
- a CDS encoding cold-shock protein — protein sequence MGYDKGGRGNRGGRGRDKRDDFGGGSSDFGGGGGFGGGGFGGGGFGGGDRGGFGGGSSFGGGGGDRGGFGGGGGGGFRGGGGGGFGGGGGGGFSGGGRGMPPQVVGEGTGVVKFFNAQKGFGFVVRDDGGEDVFVHISAVEQAGMSALAEGQPLGFTLVDRGGRISATELKIDGEPMAVTERAPREPREGGFGDRGPRPGGAGGAPQRQLTGEKATGTVKFFNAMKGFGFIQRDDGQPDAFVHISAVERAGMSTLNEGDKLQFELEVDRRGKYAAVNLSAAS from the coding sequence ATGGGTTACGACAAAGGTGGCCGCGGCAATCGTGGCGGACGTGGTCGCGACAAGCGCGACGATTTCGGCGGCGGCAGCAGCGATTTCGGCGGTGGCGGCGGCTTTGGCGGCGGCGGTTTCGGCGGTGGCGGCTTTGGCGGCGGTGATCGCGGCGGCTTCGGTGGCGGCAGCAGCTTCGGCGGCGGCGGCGGTGATCGCGGCGGCTTCGGCGGCGGCGGTGGCGGCGGCTTCCGTGGCGGCGGTGGTGGCGGCTTCGGCGGCGGCGGTGGCGGCGGGTTCAGCGGCGGTGGCCGCGGCATGCCTCCCCAGGTCGTCGGCGAGGGCACTGGCGTAGTCAAATTCTTCAACGCGCAGAAGGGCTTCGGCTTCGTCGTCCGTGATGACGGCGGCGAGGACGTGTTCGTGCACATCTCGGCCGTCGAACAGGCCGGCATGAGCGCGCTCGCCGAGGGTCAGCCGCTCGGCTTCACCCTGGTCGATCGCGGAGGCCGTATCTCGGCGACCGAGCTGAAGATCGACGGCGAACCGATGGCCGTCACCGAGCGCGCTCCCCGCGAGCCGCGCGAAGGCGGCTTCGGCGATCGTGGTCCGCGTCCGGGTGGTGCCGGTGGCGCGCCGCAGCGTCAGCTGACCGGTGAGAAGGCGACGGGTACCGTCAAGTTCTTCAACGCGATGAAGGGCTTCGGCTTCATTCAGCGCGACGACGGCCAGCCCGATGCGTTCGTGCACATCTCGGCGGTCGAGCGTGCCGGCATGTCGACCCTCAACGAGGGCGACAAGCTGCAGTTCGAGCTCGAAGTCGATCGTCGCGGCAAGTACGCCGCGGTGAACCTGTCGGCCGCGTCGTAA
- a CDS encoding ribonuclease D, with amino-acid sequence MTVHFHEEDLPADVFAPGASIAVDTETMGLITPRDRLCVVQLSDGGPDEHLVRFGPTSDYAAPNLKAVLADPGRVKLYHYGRFDIAALQHYLGIVAAPAYDTKIASRLIRTYTDRHGLKELVRELLGQELSKQQQSSDWGAPELSDAQKDYAASDVRFLHRLQAELNRRLEREGRMEMAQACFDFLPTRAALDLAGWPEIDIFAHA; translated from the coding sequence ATGACCGTACACTTCCACGAGGAAGACCTCCCCGCCGACGTCTTCGCCCCCGGCGCCTCGATCGCCGTCGATACCGAGACGATGGGCCTCATCACGCCGCGCGACCGGCTGTGCGTCGTACAATTGTCCGATGGCGGCCCCGACGAACATCTTGTCCGTTTCGGTCCGACCAGCGACTATGCTGCGCCGAACCTCAAGGCGGTGCTTGCCGATCCCGGCCGCGTGAAACTCTACCATTACGGCCGCTTCGATATCGCCGCGCTCCAGCATTATCTCGGCATCGTCGCGGCGCCCGCCTACGATACCAAGATCGCGTCGCGACTGATCCGCACCTATACCGATCGTCACGGCCTCAAGGAACTCGTGCGCGAACTGCTCGGCCAGGAACTCAGCAAGCAGCAGCAATCGTCCGACTGGGGCGCGCCCGAATTGTCCGACGCGCAGAAGGACTATGCGGCAAGCGACGTGCGCTTCCTCCATCGCCTGCAGGCCGAGCTCAACCGCCGGCTCGAACGCGAGGGCCGGATGGAGATGGCGCAGGCCTGTTTCGACTTCCTGCCGACCCGCGCCGCGCTGGACCTCGCCGGCTGGCCCGAGATCGACATCTTCGCCCATGCCTGA
- the lptC gene encoding LPS export ABC transporter periplasmic protein LptC: MSAPTARQTRSARQRWAAPGGRQDRIVTLLNTGLPIGIGVLAAFLVLAPLTAANEVSFVLDKNKVEVAKERLKLQAATYRGQDDKGQAFALNAGTAVQQSSSVPIVQINRMTADLALDDGPATLRADKGRYDLNTEQMKVDGPIAFRAANGYRLDTSDATIDLKTKTMRSGGKVTGTVPQGNFSANALTADLAGRTVRLSGNARLRIVPRRAK, translated from the coding sequence GTGAGCGCCCCGACCGCACGCCAGACGCGTTCGGCGCGGCAGCGCTGGGCTGCGCCCGGCGGCCGGCAGGACCGGATCGTCACGCTGCTCAACACCGGGTTGCCGATCGGCATCGGCGTGCTCGCCGCCTTCCTGGTGCTGGCGCCGCTGACCGCCGCCAACGAAGTGTCGTTCGTCCTCGACAAGAACAAGGTGGAGGTCGCCAAGGAGCGGCTGAAGCTGCAGGCGGCGACCTATCGCGGCCAGGACGACAAGGGGCAGGCGTTTGCGCTCAACGCCGGCACCGCGGTGCAGCAGAGCAGCAGCGTGCCGATCGTCCAGATCAACCGCATGACCGCCGATCTCGCGCTCGACGACGGGCCGGCGACGCTGCGCGCCGACAAGGGCCGCTACGACCTCAACACCGAGCAGATGAAGGTCGACGGCCCGATCGCCTTCCGCGCCGCCAACGGCTACCGACTCGACACGAGCGACGCGACGATCGACTTGAAAACCAAGACGATGCGCAGCGGCGGCAAGGTGACGGGCACGGTGCCGCAGGGCAATTTCAGCGCCAATGCGCTGACCGCCGACCTGGCTGGCCGCACCGTGCGCCTCAGCGGCAATGCCCGCTTGCGGATCGTGCCGCGACGGGCGAAATAG
- a CDS encoding LptA/OstA family protein: MRTPFLAVALLAAPLAAQTAHNSNAPIDFGADHIELQDKANRGVLSGNVSVRQAEMTLNSARMTVSYTGQVVGGSPQVSRIDASGGVTVRRPDQTAKSQYAIYDLNRRVITMLGAVTLTQGGNTVNGGRLTINLDTGRAVVDGNSVRGSSGAAPGSTTTTAPSGRVTGTFSVPKRD; the protein is encoded by the coding sequence ATGCGCACCCCCTTCCTCGCCGTCGCCCTGCTCGCCGCCCCGCTGGCGGCGCAGACGGCGCATAATTCCAACGCCCCGATCGATTTCGGCGCCGACCATATCGAATTGCAGGACAAGGCGAATCGCGGCGTGCTGTCGGGCAACGTCTCGGTCCGCCAGGCCGAGATGACGCTCAACTCGGCGCGGATGACGGTCAGCTATACCGGTCAGGTGGTCGGCGGCAGCCCGCAGGTGTCGCGGATCGATGCGAGCGGCGGCGTCACCGTCCGCCGCCCCGACCAGACCGCCAAGAGCCAATATGCGATCTACGACCTCAATCGCCGGGTCATCACGATGCTGGGCGCGGTGACGCTGACGCAGGGCGGCAATACGGTCAACGGCGGCCGCCTGACGATCAACCTCGACACCGGCCGTGCCGTGGTCGACGGCAATTCGGTCCGCGGCTCCAGCGGCGCCGCCCCCGGCAGCACCACCACCACCGCGCCGAGCGGCCGCGTCACCGGCACCTTCTCGGTCCCCAAGCGGGACTGA
- the lptB gene encoding LPS export ABC transporter ATP-binding protein, with translation MDAAVSDLQTAEPIHEPPANRGLQAISIAKSYDKRVVLTDVSVSVDRGEVVGLLGPNGAGKTTCFYSVMGLVKPDSGRIMLDGEDITKLPMYRRAILGLGYLPQETSIFRGLSIEKNIGAVLELSEPDPAARPAKLDKLLDEFGLTRLRASPAMALSGGERRRAEIARALAADPSIMLLDEPFAGIDPISIADIRDLVKDLKRRDIGVLITDHNVRETLDIVDRAYIIYDGRVLFAGSPEELVADANVRRLYLGEGFSL, from the coding sequence ATGGACGCCGCCGTTTCCGACCTCCAGACCGCCGAGCCGATCCACGAGCCGCCCGCCAATCGCGGGCTGCAGGCGATTTCGATCGCCAAATCCTACGACAAGCGCGTCGTCCTCACCGACGTGTCGGTCTCGGTCGACCGTGGCGAGGTGGTCGGCCTGCTCGGCCCCAACGGCGCCGGCAAAACGACCTGCTTCTATTCGGTGATGGGCCTGGTGAAGCCCGATTCGGGCCGGATCATGCTCGACGGCGAGGATATCACCAAGCTGCCGATGTACCGCCGCGCGATCCTCGGCCTCGGCTATCTGCCGCAGGAAACGAGCATTTTTCGCGGCCTGTCGATCGAGAAGAACATCGGCGCGGTGCTCGAACTGTCCGAGCCCGATCCCGCGGCGCGCCCCGCCAAGCTCGACAAACTGCTCGACGAATTCGGCCTCACCCGGTTGCGCGCCAGCCCGGCGATGGCCTTGTCCGGCGGTGAGCGCCGCCGCGCCGAGATTGCCCGCGCGCTCGCCGCCGACCCGTCGATCATGCTGCTCGACGAACCCTTCGCCGGCATCGACCCGATCTCGATCGCCGACATCCGCGATCTGGTGAAGGACCTCAAGCGCCGCGACATCGGCGTGCTGATCACCGACCATAACGTGCGCGAGACGCTCGATATCGTCGATCGTGCCTATATCATCTACGACGGGCGCGTGCTGTTCGCCGGCAGCCCCGAGGAACTCGTCGCCGACGCCAACGTCCGCCGCCTGTACCTCGGCGAGGGCTTCTCGCTCTAG
- the rpoN gene encoding RNA polymerase factor sigma-54: MSLAPRLDLRQSQSLVMTPQLQQAIKLLALSNLEIEGFIAEEVEKNPLLEAAQTDEIVRPERVERDEPAGADELVSGAAAADPLDVDYATESHQQDSVADGGGGFDGALSMTGGGTGGGLGGEDGLDFDSFAQGDGTLADHLLAQAGTVIDGADWFIAQHLIDQIDEAGYLTVPLLDIANRLGTALARVEHVLHQIQTLDPTGVGARDLAECIALQAREADRYDPCMARLIDNLDLLARGELARLKRMCGVDDEDMADMIRELRGYDPKPGCRYGGEPALAVTPDLFVARTKTGWGIELNAATLPRVLVNRRYYHELSHGPQDKTAKAWLSDALASANWLIKALDQRQRTIIKVATEIVKQQEAFFLKGVAHLKPMTLAKVAEAIEMHESTVSRVTSNKYLSCARGVFELKYFFTSAIQAADGGDAVSAEAVKSAIRGLIANEGAKILSDDTLVELLQAKGFDIARRTVAKYREAMGIGSSVQRRRARTLEGTG, translated from the coding sequence ATGAGCCTCGCGCCCCGTCTGGACCTGCGCCAGTCGCAGTCGCTGGTGATGACGCCGCAGCTCCAGCAGGCGATCAAGCTGCTGGCGCTGTCCAACCTCGAGATCGAGGGCTTCATCGCCGAGGAGGTCGAGAAGAACCCGCTGCTCGAGGCCGCGCAGACCGACGAGATCGTCCGCCCCGAACGCGTCGAGCGCGACGAGCCCGCCGGCGCCGACGAACTGGTCAGCGGCGCCGCCGCCGCCGATCCGCTCGACGTCGATTACGCCACCGAAAGCCACCAGCAGGACAGCGTCGCCGACGGCGGCGGCGGCTTCGACGGCGCATTGTCGATGACCGGCGGCGGCACCGGCGGCGGCCTGGGCGGCGAGGACGGACTCGACTTCGACTCCTTCGCGCAAGGGGACGGCACGCTCGCCGATCATCTGCTCGCGCAGGCCGGCACGGTGATCGACGGCGCCGACTGGTTCATCGCCCAGCATCTGATCGACCAGATCGACGAGGCCGGCTATCTCACCGTGCCGCTGCTCGACATCGCCAACCGGCTCGGCACCGCGCTCGCCCGCGTCGAGCACGTGCTGCACCAGATCCAGACGCTCGACCCGACCGGCGTCGGCGCCCGCGACCTTGCCGAATGTATCGCGCTCCAGGCGCGCGAGGCGGACCGCTACGATCCCTGCATGGCGCGGCTGATCGACAATCTCGACCTGCTCGCGCGCGGCGAGCTCGCCCGGCTCAAGCGGATGTGCGGCGTCGACGACGAGGACATGGCGGACATGATCCGCGAGTTGCGCGGCTACGATCCCAAGCCCGGCTGTCGCTACGGCGGCGAACCGGCGCTCGCGGTCACCCCCGATCTGTTCGTCGCCCGGACCAAGACGGGCTGGGGCATCGAACTCAACGCCGCGACGCTGCCGCGCGTCCTCGTCAACCGCCGCTATTACCACGAACTCAGTCACGGCCCGCAGGACAAGACGGCCAAGGCCTGGCTGTCCGATGCGCTAGCCTCGGCCAATTGGCTGATCAAGGCGCTCGACCAGCGCCAGCGGACGATCATCAAGGTCGCCACCGAGATCGTCAAGCAACAGGAAGCCTTCTTCCTCAAGGGCGTCGCGCATCTCAAGCCGATGACGCTCGCCAAGGTCGCCGAGGCGATCGAGATGCACGAATCGACGGTCAGCCGCGTGACGAGCAACAAATATCTCAGCTGCGCGCGCGGCGTGTTCGAGCTGAAGTATTTCTTCACCTCGGCGATCCAGGCGGCGGACGGCGGCGACGCGGTGTCGGCGGAGGCGGTGAAGAGCGCGATCCGCGGCCTGATCGCCAACGAGGGCGCCAAGATCCTGTCCGACGACACGCTGGTCGAACTGCTGCAAGCCAAGGGCTTCGACATCGCCCGCCGCACCGTCGCCAAATACCGCGAGGCGATGGGCATCGGCAGCTCGGTCCAGCGCCGCCGCGCGCGGACGCTGGAGGGGACGGGCTAA